Genomic window (Synechococcus sp. LA31):
CCATGCTCTTCGAGCCGCTTCGGCAGATCCATGTCGAAGATCGGCGTGGTGGCCAGCACGCTGGGGGCGCCTTCATCCGGTGCCTCCTTCAGCTCGTAGCGGATCTGCTCCTGTGTGATGTAGGCGCGGCGCACATTGCCGTCGTCAACCTGGCTCACAAAGAGCGAGTAGGGCACGCGGGGTACCTGCTGCATGCCCTGATTCGGCAGGAAGCTGCTCACCAGGAGCAGTACCCCGAAGCCGATCAGCACCAAGTTCACGATGCCGAACCGCCGATTCGGGGGCGTGTCGTCCTTGCGGATAGGCATGCGCATTGGCCGTAATGACCTCCAAACTAGGGGTCACCCACGGGCCTGGTGGTGGGTGAGAACCGAACGGGAGCAGCTCTCGCCGTGTGTGGTCGTTATTCCCTTACTGCTCACCTGGACCAGCTCCTGCCTCGTCTGGCCGGTCCGTTGCCACCCGGGCTGCTGGAGCACTATGCGCCGCGATCGTTCATCAAGCCGGGTGAACCGGTGCTGGCCTTGCGTCAGGAGCACGGCCAAGTGCAACCCGCCCTGATGCTTTGGGGGATGCTGCCGGAGTGGAGTAAGGATCCGCTCGCCGG
Coding sequences:
- a CDS encoding SOS response-associated peptidase family protein, yielding MCGRYSLTAHLDQLLPRLAGPLPPGLLEHYAPRSFIKPGEPVLALRQEHGQVQPALMLWGMLPEWSKDPLAGPRPF